From the Deinococcus misasensis DSM 22328 genome, one window contains:
- a CDS encoding 3' terminal RNA ribose 2'-O-methyltransferase Hen1 translates to MLFLLRLNHTPASDLGYLLHKHPDRVQDFNLPFGRSTIFYPEVAESHATLCLMVHVDPIELSRWSAGNESRPLEPYVNDRPYTANSFLSVVLGDAFRTAMNGKSQGRPELVQQALNLEIEIPVLRCHGGEDLIRKMFEPLGYVLEVQPLMLDEQFPEWGSGPYFHVKFKVQRMVQEVLKHFYVLLPVLDNAKHYFIDASEIEKLLRNGEGWLEQHPDRELILKRYLKYRQRLIRQAAERFEPEEEEKPEQETPEEKEVRISLNRQRLTAVCEALVASGAKTVLDLGCGEGNLLRHLLKHPFQRIVAVDASIRPLMLAREKYEGKPVEFLHSSITYLDDRLTGFEGAALVEVIEHLDPDRLQAMERSVFGHMKPRTVVVTTPNVEYNVLFEGMQGLRHHDHRFEWSRAEFQSWAKQVCSTYGYTAEFRMVGDVHEQYGPPTQMAIFTFTPIEKRNP, encoded by the coding sequence ATGTTGTTTTTATTGCGTTTAAATCACACCCCGGCCAGCGATCTGGGATACCTGCTGCACAAGCATCCTGACAGAGTGCAGGATTTCAACTTGCCCTTTGGCCGCAGCACGATCTTCTATCCAGAAGTCGCCGAATCCCATGCCACCCTTTGCTTGATGGTTCACGTCGATCCCATCGAATTGTCCCGCTGGAGTGCTGGAAATGAAAGCCGTCCACTGGAACCTTATGTGAATGACCGGCCCTACACCGCCAACAGTTTCCTGAGTGTGGTTCTGGGGGATGCTTTCCGCACCGCCATGAACGGCAAAAGTCAGGGGCGCCCTGAATTGGTCCAGCAGGCTTTGAATCTTGAAATTGAAATTCCGGTGTTGCGCTGCCACGGAGGCGAAGACCTGATCCGCAAAATGTTTGAACCTCTGGGATATGTGCTGGAGGTTCAGCCCCTCATGCTGGATGAACAGTTTCCAGAGTGGGGCTCTGGCCCGTATTTCCATGTGAAGTTCAAAGTGCAACGGATGGTGCAGGAGGTCCTGAAGCATTTTTATGTGCTGCTTCCGGTGCTGGACAATGCCAAGCACTATTTCATCGATGCCTCTGAAATTGAAAAATTGTTGCGAAATGGGGAGGGGTGGCTTGAACAACACCCTGATCGTGAATTGATTCTCAAAAGATACCTCAAATACCGCCAGAGGCTGATCCGTCAGGCTGCAGAGCGATTTGAGCCAGAGGAGGAAGAAAAGCCGGAGCAGGAAACCCCAGAGGAAAAAGAAGTTCGGATTTCCCTGAACCGACAGCGTCTGACTGCCGTGTGTGAAGCTCTGGTTGCCAGTGGAGCCAAAACGGTGCTGGACCTCGGGTGTGGAGAAGGAAACCTGCTGCGTCACCTTTTGAAGCATCCCTTTCAGCGGATTGTGGCTGTGGATGCCTCCATCCGGCCCCTCATGCTGGCCCGCGAAAAATACGAGGGCAAACCTGTGGAATTCCTGCACTCCTCCATCACCTATCTGGATGACCGCCTGACTGGATTTGAGGGGGCAGCTCTGGTAGAGGTGATCGAGCACCTTGACCCAGACCGCTTGCAGGCCATGGAACGCAGCGTTTTCGGGCACATGAAACCCCGAACCGTGGTGGTCACCACCCCCAACGTGGAATACAACGTGCTGTTTGAAGGGATGCAGGGCCTCAGGCACCATGACCACCGCTTTGAATGGAGCCGGGCAGAGTTTCAGAGTTGGGCCAAGCAGGTGTGCAGCACTTACGGCTATACCGCAGAATTCCGCATGGTGGGAGATGTGCACGAGCAGTACGGCCCTCCGACCCAGATGGCCATTTTCACGTTTACACCCATTGAAAAGAGGAACCCATGA